The Rhinoderma darwinii isolate aRhiDar2 chromosome 11, aRhiDar2.hap1, whole genome shotgun sequence genome window below encodes:
- the TM9SF3 gene encoding transmembrane 9 superfamily member 3, producing the protein MRALRLLLLCLSALCARADEHEHTYNDKEEVVLWMNTVGPYHNRQETYKYFSLPFCVGTKKSISHYHETLGEALQGVELEFSGLDINFKEDVMQATYCDVELDKAKRDAFVYAIKNHYWYQMYIDDLPIWGIVGEADENGEDYYLWTYKKLEIGYNGNRIVDVNLTSEGKIKLVPNTKVPMSYSVKWKKSDVRFEDRFDKYLDPSFFQHRIHWFSIFNSFMMVIFLVGLVSMILMRTLRKDYARYSKEEEMDDMDRDLGDEYGWKQVHGDVFRPSSHPLMFSSLIGSGCQIFSVSLIVIIVAMIEDLYTERGSMLSTAIFVYAATSPVNGYFGGSLYARQGGRRWIKQMFIGAFLIPAMVCGTAFFINFIAIYYHASRAIPFGTMVAVCCICFFVILPLNLVGTILGRNLAGQPNFPCRVNAVPRPIPEKKWFMEPAVIVCLGGILPFGSIFIEMYFIFTSFWAYKIYYVYGFMMLVLVILCIVTVCVTIVCTYFLLNAEDYRWQWTSFLSAASTAIYVYMYSFYYYFFKTKMYGLFQTSFYFGYMAVFSTALGIMCGAIGYMGTSAFVRKIYTNVKID; encoded by the exons TATAATGATAAAGAAGAGGTGGTTTTATGGATGAACACAGTAGGACCATACCACAATAGGCAAGAGACGTACAAATATTTCTCGCTGCCATTCTGCGTTGGAACAAAGAAAAGTATTAGCCACTATCACGAAACCTTAGGAGAAGCTCTTCAAGGAGTTGAGTTAGAGTTTAGCGGCTTAGATATTAATTTCAAAG AGGATGTAATGCAGGCAACCTACTGTGATGTTGAACTGGACAAAGCAAAGCGGGATGCATTTGTTTATGCAATAAAGAACCATTACTGGTATCAGATGTACATAGATGACTTACCAATATGGG GAATTGTAGGTGAAGCTGATGAAAATGGAGAAGACTACTATCTTTGGACATATAAAAAGCTTGAAATTGGATATAATGGAAACCGAATTGTAGATGTCAATCTTACTAGTGAAGGAAAAATCAAGCTTGTCCCAAACACCAAGGTTCCAATGTCCTACTCA GTAAAGTGGAAAAAGTCTGATGTacggtttgaagaccgatttgacAAATACCTTGATCCCTCGTTTTTCCAGCACAGG ATACACTGGTTTTCAATCTTTAATTCTTTCATGATGGTTATTTTCTTGGTGGGATTGGTGTCTATGATTCTTATGAGAACCTTGAGGAAAGATTATGCCCGGTACAGCAAGGAAGAGGAGATGGATGACATG GATCGGGATCTAGGAGACGAGTATGGTTGGAAACAGGTCCATGGAGATGTTTTCAGACCGTCAAGCCACCCTCTGATGTTTTCATCACTCATTGGATCAGGATGTCAGATTTTTTCAGTGTCTCTTATTGTAATAATTGTAGCCATGATTGAGGATTTGTATACAGA GAGGGGTTCAATGCTGAGCACGGCTATATTTGTGTATGCTGCAACCTCACCAGTCAATGGGTACTTTGGAGGAAGTCTCTATGCCAGGCAAGGAG GACGGAGGTGGATAAAGCAAATGTTCATTGGAGCTTTTCTGATACCAGCAATGGTTTGTGGGACTGCATTCTTCATCAACTTCATTGCCATCTATTATCATGCTTCCAGAGCAATCCCATTTGGAACAATG GTCGCTGTATGCTGCATTTGTTTCTTTGTAATACTTCCATTGAACCTGGTGGGCACAATTCTTGGTCGAAATTTGGCAGGACAGCCAAACTTCCCTTGTCGTGTCAATGCAGTTCCCCGGCCTATTCCGGAAAAGAAATG GTTCATGGAGCCAGCTGTCATTGTATGCCTGGGCGGAATACTACCATTTGGATCAATTTTTATTGAAAT gtATTTCATCTTTACTTCCTTCTGGGCGTATAAGATCTACTACGTGTACGGTTTTATGATGTTGGTACTGGTCATCCTTTGCATTGTGACGGTCTGTGTGACCATTGTATGTACATACTTCCTACTAAATGCTGAAGACTACAGGTG gCAATGGACAAGTTTTCTTTCCGCTGCCTCCACTGCAATTTATGTTTACATGTACTCCTTTTACTATTACTTTTTCAAAACAAA AATGTATGGATTATTCCAAACATCATTTTACTTTGGATATATGGCAGTATTTAGCACAGCCTTGGGAATTATGTGCG GAGCAATTGGTTACATGGGAACAAGTGCCTTTGTTCGGAAAATTTACACTAATGTGAAAATTGACTGA